The genome window CAACGAGAGCAGATTAAGAGGAATTGATGGCCGTTAATGGAGAAATTGTATTTAAGTCATTGAGTGCAAGTGTCAAGTTGTGTGATTACTGTAGACttagactaaaaaaaaacaacgtctCTCGCTTGCAGCTCAGGTTCGGTCAGTATAAAACCTTTATCGTGTTACCAACCTGGGCCTCTGACATTAACGTCCATACAGTCGCTTTCAAACTCTCCCTGAGGTGGCGTGAGGGCCATGGTGGGAGGCACACGGATGTCTGCAGCAGCCAGGTGATGCTGTGTCCACTGTCTGCTGTCCACTGCGTCCTCGCTGTCTGAGAGCATACTCGGCTCCTCAACCTGCGTGgacgaacaaaaaaagaagaaaaagccaCTTTCATTACTTACTGTATGTTATTGTATAGTTCACGTGAACAttcatgtgcgtgtgtgtacggccgatggttttattgtttatctACTGTGCTTTACCATGAAGACGTTGTGTTACTGACCTTAAGCCTCTTTGCTTCTGGGCAGTCCGAGTCCATCCACTGGTCGCTGTGATCTCCGAGGAGAGATTCCTCCACAGTTTTTGGCATGTGTCTGTTTGCAGATGGACGATGTTAGACCAAGTAAAGGAAATACAAATTCAATTCCATTCAACATTGCACTGCTAAACTAATTCAATCCCAATGATCTGTAATAGAGTAGTGACCACAGGATGACTCACTTCATTCCCAGAGCATCCTGGCCAACGGGTTCTCTGCGGTTCTTGTTGCTGCTGGTTTCCTTTTTCGGGAAGAAGCCCTCGGGGAACCACAGGGTGCTGTGCTCCCTCTTTCTACGGGCAATCAACATGCCGATGACAAGGATGACTAAAAGGAAAAGGGACGCTAGTCCCACCAGTATCATCCACAGAGGTATGCCATCAGGATCATGTGGTTTCTCAACTATAGTGAAAAGAAGAGATGTGATCACATATGAGTGTCTCATTCATGTCACACGCCACGTCACGTGTTGCGTTTTAGTTCCGGTTCTCACCATAAGCTTGTTTCAGGGGATAAGGGAAGCGGAGCATATCCACGGCTGACAGCGCTCCCAGGTACTCCACAGCACCCTCCGCCTTACGGAAACACTTGCCAGAGTCCCGAGAGCACAGACGGTTGTCCATTTCCAAATACACTTTAGAGCTACAGGGGAAAGCAGAGAGGCAGGTGTTCAGTGAAATGCAAAATCAAGAGGAAAGAGTGGAGTTTGAAAGTTTTCTCACTGACCCGATGATTTCATGCTGAGGCTGTAGCTCCCTCTTGAGGCGTGCTTCTTTGCGCGTGAAGGGGCGAATCATGGCTTCTCCGTTCTCGTCCAGCCTGAAGCGCAGTGACGTGTGTAGGATGACGCTCAATTTCTGCAAAAATGCTCTGCCGGTGCGGAGCAGTTCCTCTGGAGGCAGCAGGACCACCAAAACCAAGATGCCATCGGCAAGATCCTCGGGAAGACCCTCCGCACAGTCCAAGCCATCCCAGCCACATTCCTCAGAGTTGCAGCCCTGGTCACATCGTCCATTAGCATAGTGGTCGATACAGTAGGTTTCATATATGGGACtggaaaagagaaacagaacaTCAGCTCCAGTTCTTCCTCTCAACAGTGCAGAAAATACCTATGGAAGCATGTTTGCCGTAAACTCACTTGCAGACTTTCTCGGTCTTTTCCTTGATCCTGCACTCAAAGTTGTCAAACAGACACTCTGCATTGTTGCAGGATTCGTCACACTGGCTGTTATTGAAGGCCCGCCAGCAGCGAGGGTCTTCACAGTTCGCCCAGGGGTTCGCCGCCAGAGAGCAGTCGCCGCCGTCCCAGCGACATGGGAAGAGGTTGCACTCCTGGTCGCAAACACCATCGTTGGCCTTTTCGTGGCAGTCTGCCCGCGGGCACGAGACCGCCATGAGCTCAGGGGATCTGAGGAGCTGCTCGCGCTCGCACCGTTTACCCGTCCAGCCACTCGGACACTGACAGTGGAAATACGGGAAGCTGGTCTCTTCGGTGCACAGCCCTCCATTCCGACAGGGCTGCGCGGAGCAGCCGTCCTTGGTGCGGTGCTGACACTGCGGTCCGCCGTAACCTGGAGGGCAGGAGCAGCGAGCCCCCCTGGTGGTAAGTGCACAGCTGCCTCCGTTGTAGCAAGACAGCTCCCGACACGACATGCTCCTTTCACAGTTGGGCCCAGTGTAACCCTAAAAGGCAGAGACAATGCATACAAGACAAGTCAcatacaagaaaacaacaaatgaatgaGTCTCAGAAGTGAATTCCGCTGCTCAAAAAACAcccagtcattcagcagtttgatgggatagaCTCTCCTCTCCCCGCCCACCCCCCTgcgctgccactgtatacaaacaaatgctCCCTGTGTCcacgcagcatacaaataaccCTGCTTTTGTTTAACAAGTCAGAACAGAGGCAGAATCATAGCGTCGACATATATACTTACAAGCTGACATGTGCAGGTGTATCCCAGTGCAGAGCTGCTGGATAAAGAACAGGCTCCTCCATTCTGACAGGGGTGAGACTCACACGCACTGAACCTGTTCTGACACCTCCGACCttcggaaaaagaaaaagggaacacATCGTTGGTGGAGCTCTACAGCCAGAAGACACAGCGTTTTACATGAAGAGACGGCGGATGGAGAGGTCCTCTGACCTGTGAAGCCAGGTTTGCAGACACACTGGTAGTCATTGGGCAGCTGGATGCAGTCAAGACTGTTAGGCGTACTGCAGGGGTTAGAGAGACACTCGTTTATGTCTCCCTCGCATCTCTCTCCGGTGAATCCTGGGGGACAATTGCAGCGATATCCACCCACTCTGTCCACACAGGTGCCGTTGTTCAGGCACTTGGGAGGAGCACTGCGCAGCCTCAGAGTTGGAGTGCAGTCGTCTTCGTTGATCTCACAGAGCACACCTTGAGAAGAAGGAGGATTCATACATGCCGTTATAAACACATGCTCTCACTCAAGTTCTTTTCAGGTCAGTGAAAATTGCAGTTTACGGTATGCGTACCCAGTGTGCCAGGGGGGCAGGAGCAGATGTAATGCCccaccaggtcaatgcaagtgCCACCGTTCTGGCACGGATGAGACTGGCATTCGTTGATCTCAATCTCACAGTTCTGTCCTGTGTATCCTGGCATGCACTGCAATGACAAGACAACAAGTGTCACCTCCACAGCTGCGACGAAGCCTTGTGTGAGTAGTGACTCCGCTGGAGGCTGACTTACATCACACTGGTAACCTCCGACGTAACCCCTGCAGGTGGCGCCATTGTGGCAGGGTTTGTCCTCACAGTGGTCCACTTGGCTTTCGCAGTAGCTTCCAGTGTAATCGGCGGGACATTTACAGTAGTGGCTGTTCCCAGTGTTGACACAGTGACCGCCGTGGTGGCAGAGATCATCAGTCTGGAGTCCTGATGAGACAGATTCGGGGGCGGGGGAGGATTTTACTTTACAGAACACAAACAGCCCAGAAAGAACATGAttaacaggaaacagaacatgTAAAATACCTCTTTGGCGAGCGGCTGTCTCACAGGAAACCCTCGGGATGTCGCAGTAACGTCCAGACCAGCCATTACTGCATTCACAGAGGAAGGAAAAGTCCTTTTGTCGACAGCGGCCTCCATTTTGGCAAGGAGAAGAGCGCCTGCACCAGTCGACTGGTGTCTGAGTGGATGAAAAATTAATAATCGTTATTAACCGATCTAAAAACTAACAAAGTCAAGGCCTTACCAACATTTAGGACTGCCGCTGAGTTAGTGCGTACCTGGCAGCGGTTGCCGGTGTAGCCCTTAGGACAGGAGCAGCGGAAGGACTCCAAGGCGTCCTGACAGATGCCTCCGTTGAGGCAGGGCTGGGAGTCGCACTCATTGACCTCGTACTGACAGTGCGAGCCAGTGAAGCCTGAGCGGCAGCTACAGGCATAGCCGTTGATTTTATCCGTGCATGTTCCTCCATTAAAGCAAGAGCTGTGAAGACGAGGCACAGATATACATTTGAATCTCATCATATTTAGTAGTAACTTCCGTCCAGTCTtctaagaaatgcaagagatatgtCGATATTAGAGGTTTCCTTTGAGCAAACACACGTTTACCTTTCAGTACAGTCGGGGATGTTGGTTTCACAGTAAATGCCAGTGAAGCCCGGCCTACAGGTGCAGGTGTAGGAGTTCACATAGTCTGTGCACGTGCCTCCGTTTTTGCACGGGTTACTCTGGCACTCGTTGATCTCCCGAGCACAGCGCAGGCCAGTGAAGCCCGACAGACAACTGCAGTGGAAGGTGTTCATACCATCGGAGCAGGAACCTCCGTTTTGGCATGGATCTGTTGGGAAAAGAGGGCAAAGGGGTTCAAGCACAACAGAAAACAGTTAAGCTTGATTTATGCTCCTTCACTTGACACTTATTGAAAGTTGTCACTTTGATAAGCTTCAAGAGTCGCGCTTTCAAGTTATGCTTCTGCTTAAGGGTCCAGTCCtcacacatccatccatttcttTTAACAACATTGCATCATCCTGACGACCTAATGACAGCTTCTCCGTTTGGATTGTTGGATGGATGGTTATGATGAAACTGAGTTAGCGCTAGCGGAGGACATTTGAGGCTTACTTAGACTGAAACTGGAAGAATACCTTACACTTTTATTCGTGCAAATATTGTCAATTATATCGGCGTATGGATCAGGCTTTACGGAAACGTGTGTCCACTCACTCGGAGCGCAGTCGTTGATGTCTGTTTCGCAGGTGAGCCCGGAATATCCCGCTCTGCAGGAGCACACGAAGCCTCCGACCGTGTTCGCGCAGGTCCCGCGGTTCTTGCACGGGTTGGAGATGCACTCGTTCACATCTACGGTGCACAGCTGACCTGCAGACGCAGAAGAAAATGTTAAGCTCATAGATATAGTTTACGTCTCCAAACGGACTTCCTCACAACGGACGAACATGTGCTAACCTTGCCACCCTGGCTGGCAGTTACACTGGTATCCCATGTAGTCTGGTGTGTGGGTGCAGACAGCGTGGTTGGCACACGGGTTAGGGGAGCAAGGCATGAGGACGTCAGCGCAGGTGGGTCCGCTGTACGGGAGCTCACACAGACAAGTGAAACTCGCCACTCCGTCCACACACGTGCCCTTGTTCAGACACGGACTGGAGGCACATTCGTTGATGTTCACCTGGCACAGGTTACCTGTTGGGAGTAACGAGAGGAAGGAAGACATGAAGATGTATGCAAAACATACAGATCTGATGGATCAATGTCCCTCCATATGTATCTGATATAATTATTGAAGATTTGGTTGGAATATTTCAGAACAGagcagtttctgtttttttttgttgtcatttaaacAACACTTGCAACCATAACACTTATTTTTACTTTCCATACAGGCTCACAATCACTTCCGCTCAGCATGTGAACCTTTCGCCAACATTTCCAAACACAACTTCATTTGCTGAAGCACATGGATTCTAAAGGGAATGGAAAGTTGTTTTCTGAGGTTTTCCCACAAACCCACTCTGTTTCTGTAGTGTACTGGTGGCTTCTAACAGTGTTTATCTACTCCTCTCACCTCTGAAGCCCTGGCGACACTTGCAGGTGAAGCTGTTGAGCAGGTCGATGCAGGTGCCAGCGTTCTGGCAGGGACTCGGCAAGCAGTCGTTTCTGTCCAGGTCACAGTTCTTTCCCACCCATCCCGGCTCACAGTCACAGCGGTAACTGGAAATAACGGAAAAGAGCCGTTGAGCCAAAGCGAGATGTCATAGCGTAACAGCGCAATAACGGCAAGCTGAAACGTGCAGGGACAGAAACAGGCAAACACTTCTCCTTCTTACCCGTTGATGTCGTCCCTGCACGCGCCATGGACGCACGGGCTGCTGCCACACTCGTCCACCTGGGAGTAACAGTACGGAGGCTTAAAGCCCTCAGGACACATGCAGTGAAATCCGTTCTCTTCATCCACACACGTGCCTCCATTCCTACAGGGGCTGGACGCACACTCGTCTATCTCCACATTGCACTTAGGACCTGGCAGAGGAAGACGGTAAATGCAAATTAAGAATGGGCCCATTATTACATCAATTTCCTCTCATAATTGTGCTTTTCCGTTTTCACACGGCCTCACCGGTGAAGCCGGGTTTGCACACGCAGTCGTAGCGGTTGATGCCGTCTTTGCAGATGCCGTAGTCACACGGGTTACTGGCACAGTCGTCAAAGTTGGTCTCGCAGTTTGGGCCTGTGTCAGGGTGAGGAATTCTCAACTTTAGAAATGCCCTTAACTTGGAAAACGTGAACAAATCCAATTCTATTTCCCATTTTTCTGATCAAGCTTAGCCAAATACACAAAActctagtgttttgttttccgaTGTTGTTTTGGCAGTGGGTCCAACAAGTTGCATTTGAGGACATGCGCTGTGTTCAAAGGGAGTTTACCGTGTTAATGTGACAAGCACATGCGAACACCCCCTCATCATCTTTATAATGTCAGGCACGCAAGTTCTTACACGTTCACAACATCCACTTGAGCACAGCAAAAATAACGAGCTGCAGTAACAAGGCTTCAGACAAGCAGACAGATAAGACCAGGATAGACTTTCGATCACTGCTGGCGGCGTTACCTGAGGTTCCGTGCAGGCACTGGCAGATGTACTTGTTGACCAGGTCGACACACTTGCCTCCGTTCTGACAGGGGTTGCTGTGGCACTCGTTGAGCTGGTTCTCGCAGCGGTAGCCCGTGTAGCCGGCGTCACAGTTGCAGGTGTAGCTGGCGATGCCGTCGACGCACGTGCCGTGGTGACACGGGTCGGGCTGACAGTTGTTGATGTTGCTCTCGCAGAGAGTTCCTTCATAGCCTGAGAGGGAAATCAAGCACAGACGGAGAAAAGGTGTTGGTGACGTTGATGGGggaaaatgtccagtgtgtttgtggagaacaGATCAGAAATAACCACAGAGAAAGACGGCAACACAATTCCCCCGCCTGTTCCATACTTTGTACTGCAGAGGGCGCAATTGCCTTCTTTATGAATAACAGTTTGTTGAGGCAAACACCGTGAATACACACTGAAATCATGAGTGtgggagcctttttttttttaaatgaaatgaaatttctCTTGACAAAATAACAATCATGCCTCGAAACAAGaactaacaaaacaaaagcaagcaACGATTTTTAAGAAATAACCTGAAATATACAATCTGAAATAATCTCCCAACAACACCAATCCACATTTTTacccttttctgacattttatgcatCAACTAATTGGTTAATCAAGAAAATCTTTCTTCTAAAATCTTCTAAAGAGTACAATAATTTTTTACACGTTGAAATTAAACCAGTAGcaatgaagagaaaaagagtTTTTAGCAGTCATAAAGTGAACATTATTATGTGTTATTATGGTATAAGTGAATATCTTAAAGCTATTAAAGTGTATCgaggaaagaaacaaaatgtCAGGTTGAGGCAtttatgtttctttgtttgtctttttcttaaCTTCgtgtttcagggtttttttcttaataaagtCCTCCACAGTTTGGGGGTGCGATCACTTTGGTTTCCATGTCGACCGTGTCTGTGCGTCagacaagtgagtgagtgtgtgtgtgagtgtgtgtgtgagtgtgtgtgtgcgtgtgtgcagtcCGATGCTGAGCCGGGCAAAGCAGTAAAGAAGGGCCCTACACAGGGCTCCCAGTCCTGCTTTTGTTCTCTGTGCTGGAGGCAACAATGGACTGCGCCACGTCAAACAGAGCCACTTCACTCAACACAAGGGGCCCGCAAACACAGCGAATACCAAGCAGCTGGCCACTGAAACAATGAAGCAGCCTCCTCCGTAGGCACAGttccaaacaaacatgttaaatattacatgtgtgtgcgtgtcgtccgctcacacacacgcagaccgAGTGTCAAACTCTGctccaacaaaaaaatgtacGGGCTTGTTTTCAAGTGAGGATGCAAAGGAATGGGAGTTATGATGGTGCATGAGGTGTTGCGAGGGGTTTGAACTGACGAACAGATGTCGAGGTGACCAAGGCTCCTTTCTTGGCAACTGCTGGTCCTCAGTGACCCCATGATCCTGAGAGCCTCTGAGGGAAAGTGGGGGATTAGGGGCCTCAAGTCAGTCTGCATCACCAGCAGACGTCCAGAGACCGACCGACCGATCCCCCCATCCCCCTCCaaccccctccctcccacaACACTTAACAAAGACCAAACACAGCTCAACAAGTGGTTAAGGTGCATCTGCCCCGTCTGCCTGTGAAGACATGCTGAGCAATGTACTGTCTCTAACATTAGGGCCGTGAGGTCCAGAGGCTCTTACCTTCAGCGCAGCGGCACTCGAATCCATTGGGCCGGTCGTAGCATTTGGCTCCGTTCTGGCAGGGTGTGCTGGCGCACTCGTCGATGTCGATCTGACACATGGTGCCAGTAAAGCCTGGGACATGCAAACACATAGGTGAAGGGTCAGAAAAACGGTCCAGAGGAAGGGTCCGCGCTCGGGTCAGAGGGCAGCTCTACCTCGTCTTACAAG of Solea solea chromosome 16, fSolSol10.1, whole genome shotgun sequence contains these proteins:
- the notch3 gene encoding neurogenic locus notch homolog protein 3 — its product is MEGNIPWIILSFLLFMHICEGFRCVDKYRPCENAGTCIDSPPRCICRPGFIGPLCQHLDPCHRSPCLNGAACKSQVVNGLPQYTCVCQRGFRGQDCGNIDACATSPCANGARCANWNNHYNCSCPPGYQGKNCRSDIDECRKPGVCLHGGLCLNAQGSFHCQCQPGYSGRTCEVSTLPCAPSQCLNGGTCRQTSDHSYECACLPGFEGHNCENNVDDCPGHKCMNGGICVDGVNTYNCQCPPEWTGQYCAEDVNECLMQPNACHNGGTCFNTIGGHTCVCVNGWTGDDCSENIDDCAIAVCFNGATCHDRVASFFCECPVGTTGLLCHLDDACVSNPCNEGAVCDTNPLNGRAICTCPAGFVGGACNQDMDECSIGANPCEHFGKCVNTEGSFQCQCGRGYTGPRCEIDINECLSMPCQNDATCLDRIGEFTCICMPGYMGTYCEMDIDDCESNPCVNDGICRDMVNGFTCTCQPGFTGTMCQIDIDECASTPCQNGAKCYDRPNGFECRCAEGYEGTLCESNINNCQPDPCHHGTCVDGIASYTCNCDAGYTGYRCENQLNECHSNPCQNGGKCVDLVNKYICQCLHGTSGPNCETNFDDCASNPCDYGICKDGINRYDCVCKPGFTGPKCNVEIDECASSPCRNGGTCVDEENGFHCMCPEGFKPPYCYSQVDECGSSPCVHGACRDDINGYRCDCEPGWVGKNCDLDRNDCLPSPCQNAGTCIDLLNSFTCKCRQGFRGNLCQVNINECASSPCLNKGTCVDGVASFTCLCELPYSGPTCADVLMPCSPNPCANHAVCTHTPDYMGYQCNCQPGWQGQLCTVDVNECISNPCKNRGTCANTVGGFVCSCRAGYSGLTCETDINDCAPNPCQNGGSCSDGMNTFHCSCLSGFTGLRCAREINECQSNPCKNGGTCTDYVNSYTCTCRPGFTGIYCETNIPDCTESSCFNGGTCTDKINGYACSCRSGFTGSHCQYEVNECDSQPCLNGGICQDALESFRCSCPKGYTGNRCQTPVDWCRRSSPCQNGGRCRQKDFSFLCECSNGWSGRYCDIPRVSCETAARQRGLQTDDLCHHGGHCVNTGNSHYCKCPADYTGSYCESQVDHCEDKPCHNGATCRGYVGGYQCDCMPGYTGQNCEIEINECQSHPCQNGGTCIDLVGHYICSCPPGTLGVLCEINEDDCTPTLRLRSAPPKCLNNGTCVDRVGGYRCNCPPGFTGERCEGDINECLSNPCSTPNSLDCIQLPNDYQCVCKPGFTGRRCQNRFSACESHPCQNGGACSLSSSSALGYTCTCQLGYTGPNCERSMSCRELSCYNGGSCALTTRGARCSCPPGYGGPQCQHRTKDGCSAQPCRNGGLCTEETSFPYFHCQCPSGWTGKRCEREQLLRSPELMAVSCPRADCHEKANDGVCDQECNLFPCRWDGGDCSLAANPWANCEDPRCWRAFNNSQCDESCNNAECLFDNFECRIKEKTEKVCNPIYETYCIDHYANGRCDQGCNSEECGWDGLDCAEGLPEDLADGILVLVVLLPPEELLRTGRAFLQKLSVILHTSLRFRLDENGEAMIRPFTRKEARLKRELQPQHEIIGSKVYLEMDNRLCSRDSGKCFRKAEGAVEYLGALSAVDMLRFPYPLKQAYVEKPHDPDGIPLWMILVGLASLFLLVILVIGMLIARRKREHSTLWFPEGFFPKKETSSNKNRREPVGQDALGMKHMPKTVEESLLGDHSDQWMDSDCPEAKRLKVEEPSMLSDSEDAVDSRQWTQHHLAAADIRVPPTMALTPPQGEFESDCMDVNVRGPDGFTPLMLASFCGGGLEAEIAEEEESEECSANIISDLIYQGASLAAQTDRTGETALHLAARYARADAAKRLLDAGADANAQDNTGRTPLHAAVAADAQGVFQILIRNRATDLDSRMYDGSSALILAARLAVEGMVEELITCHADVNAVDELGKSALHWAAAVNNVDASVALLKNGANKDMQDLKEETPLFLAAREGSCEAVKVLLVHFANREITDHMDRLPRDIAQERMHHDIVQLLDEYNTVRSPQSHGGPGHHLTGGHTLSPLMCPPSAFMPSLKNTPQGKKNRRPGAKGSGLGGQHAASLKESVKARNKKLTLDMQSALLESSVTLSPVDSLDSPHGGTSNAGYITNPTSPVAMQSPGLYHSSMSVPTTPMVHSSMMEGGRQFAVSLAQLSDLGAGGMSLQGRVSMGSDVNHGYVLSSGQMGLNMGMVSPVSVPFDWHTRMTPSSQCGQQVVNLVHSSQAGMHPQSPAMQQQSMLMHQQIFRNQMLQPTPVTSTPTISPVKLPSIAEQQQQQQQQQQQQQQLINHAITSQQSMSASTPPTPQTSQPPPSFFQQQQQMPPSQPQPPAQPPQAATPAAQSAQALPPQASGSTAGTEDYPTPPSQHSYSSSTLDATPKRYLRLPSEHPYLTPSPESPEPWSSPSPHCVSDWSDSTPSPAVAGPAQTQITQIPEANGKMQVFA